A portion of the Citrobacter rodentium NBRC 105723 = DSM 16636 genome contains these proteins:
- the dppC gene encoding dipeptide ABC transporter permease DppC, protein MSQVTENKVIAAPVPMTPLQEFWHYFKRNKGAVVGLVYVVIMILIAVFANVLAPYNPAEQFRDALLAPPAWQEGGSLAHLLGTDDVGRDVLSRLMYGARLSLLVGCLVVVLSLVMGIVLGLIAGYFGGIVDNVIMRVVDIMLALPSLLLALVLVAVFGPSIGNAALALTFVALPHYVRLTRAAVLVEVNRDYVTASRVAGAGAMRQMFINIFPNCLAPLIVQASLGFSNAILDMAALGFLGMGAQPPTPEWGTMLSDVLQFAQSAWWVVTFPGLAILLTVLAFNLMGDGLRDALDPRLKQ, encoded by the coding sequence ATGTCACAGGTTACTGAAAATAAAGTTATTGCCGCACCGGTGCCGATGACCCCGTTGCAGGAGTTCTGGCACTATTTCAAACGCAACAAAGGCGCGGTTGTCGGACTGGTGTATGTCGTCATCATGATTCTGATTGCGGTATTTGCTAACGTTCTCGCGCCGTATAACCCGGCGGAGCAGTTCCGCGATGCGCTGCTCGCGCCGCCAGCCTGGCAGGAGGGCGGCAGCCTGGCGCATCTGCTGGGCACCGACGACGTGGGCCGCGACGTGCTGTCGCGCCTTATGTACGGCGCGCGCCTGTCGCTGCTGGTCGGCTGTCTGGTGGTGGTGCTGTCGCTGGTGATGGGCATCGTGCTGGGTCTGATTGCCGGTTACTTTGGCGGTATCGTTGATAACGTCATTATGCGCGTAGTCGATATCATGCTGGCGTTGCCGAGCCTGCTGCTGGCGCTGGTGCTGGTGGCGGTATTTGGTCCCTCGATCGGCAACGCCGCGCTGGCGCTGACCTTCGTGGCGCTACCGCACTACGTGCGTCTCACCCGCGCCGCGGTGCTGGTGGAAGTGAATCGCGACTATGTGACCGCTTCCCGCGTGGCAGGGGCCGGAGCGATGCGTCAGATGTTCATTAACATTTTCCCGAACTGTCTTGCGCCGCTGATCGTTCAGGCGTCGCTGGGCTTCTCTAACGCCATTCTTGATATGGCGGCACTGGGCTTTCTGGGCATGGGCGCGCAACCGCCAACGCCGGAGTGGGGCACGATGCTCTCCGACGTGTTGCAGTTCGCGCAAAGCGCCTGGTGGGTCGTGACCTTCCCCGGTCTGGCGATCCTGCTGACGGTGCTGGCATTTAACCTGATGGGTGACGGTCTGCGTGACGCGCTCGATCCCAGGCTGAAGCAGTAA
- the dppD gene encoding dipeptide ABC transporter ATP-binding protein, with translation MALLNVDQLSVHFGDEGSEFRAVDRISYSVNQGEVVGIVGESGSGKSVSSLAIMGLIDYPGRVKAENLIFNDQDLKRISGKERRNLVGAEVAMIFQDPMTSLNPCYTVGFQIMEAIKVHQGGNKQTRRQRAIDLLTQVGIPDPASRLDVYPHQLSGGMSQRVMIAMAIACRPKLLIADEPTTALDVTIQAQIIELLLELQQKENMALVLITHDLALVAEAAHKIIVMYAGQVVETGDAHDIFRAPRHPYTQALLRALPEFAQDKARLASLPGVVPGKYDRPSGCLLNPRCPYATDRCRVEEPALNQLGGGRQSKCHYPLDDAGRPTL, from the coding sequence ATGGCGTTATTAAATGTAGATCAATTATCGGTGCACTTCGGCGACGAAGGCAGCGAATTCCGCGCCGTAGACCGTATCAGCTACAGCGTGAATCAGGGCGAAGTGGTCGGTATCGTCGGCGAGTCCGGCTCCGGTAAGTCGGTCAGTTCGCTGGCGATTATGGGGCTGATTGACTATCCGGGGCGGGTAAAGGCAGAGAATCTGATTTTTAACGATCAGGATCTGAAGCGCATCTCCGGTAAAGAGCGACGTAACCTGGTCGGCGCCGAAGTGGCGATGATTTTCCAGGACCCGATGACCAGCCTGAACCCGTGCTATACCGTCGGTTTCCAGATTATGGAAGCGATCAAGGTGCATCAGGGGGGCAATAAACAGACTCGTCGTCAGCGGGCCATTGACCTGTTGACCCAGGTAGGCATCCCGGATCCGGCGTCGCGTCTGGACGTCTATCCGCACCAGCTTTCCGGTGGAATGAGCCAGCGCGTGATGATCGCGATGGCGATTGCCTGTCGGCCAAAACTGCTGATTGCCGATGAGCCGACGACAGCGCTGGACGTCACCATCCAGGCGCAAATTATTGAGCTGCTGCTGGAGCTACAGCAGAAAGAGAACATGGCGCTGGTGCTGATCACCCACGATCTGGCGCTGGTGGCGGAAGCGGCGCATAAGATCATCGTGATGTACGCAGGGCAGGTGGTGGAGACGGGCGACGCGCACGATATTTTCCGCGCGCCGCGTCATCCGTACACCCAGGCGCTGCTGCGGGCGCTGCCGGAGTTTGCTCAGGACAAAGCGCGGCTGGCCTCATTGCCGGGCGTGGTGCCGGGCAAATATGACCGTCCGTCGGGCTGTCTGCTCAATCCGCGTTGCCCCTATGCCACCGACAGATGCCGCGTGGAAGAGCCGGCGCTGAACCAACTGGGCGGCGGTCGTCAGTCAAAATGTCACTATCCACTCGATGATGCCGGGAGGCCCACACTATGA
- the eptB gene encoding kdo(2)-lipid A phosphoethanolamine 7''-transferase — translation MKYIKSITQQKLSILLAVYIGLFMNGAVYFRRFDGYAQDFTVWNGVAAVVELAGTVLATFFFLRLFSLFGRTVWRVLASLLVLISAGASYYMTFMNVMIGYGIVASVMTTDIDLSKEVVGWTLILWVAGVSLIPLVMIWLNRSTDTFWRQLCTPKVRWRSALTVLMAALLVWAPIRLLEVHQKRADRIAGVDMPSYGGVLANSYLPTNWLAALGLYAWAQVDESSDNKSLINPAKKFTYTPTQNLDDTWVIFIIGETTRWDHMGMLGYERDTTPKLAKEKNLVMYRGYSCDTATKLSLRCMFVRQGGAEDNPQRTLKEQNVFAVLKQLGFSSDLYAMQSEMWFYSNTMADNIAYREQIAAEPRNRGKAVDDMLLVNEVDRSLENNSQGKHLIVLHTKGSHYNYTQRYPRAFAQWQPECYAIDRKCPKDLMINSYDNSITYVDHFIDTVIDRVRDKKAIVFYAADHGESINEREHLHGTPRKMAPPEQFRVPMMVWMSDKYLENPANAQAFAHLKKEAEMKVPRRHVELYDTIMGCLGYTSPDGGINEHNNWCHIPDGQKAAAQ, via the coding sequence ATGAAATACATTAAGTCGATAACGCAGCAAAAGCTAAGCATTTTGCTTGCTGTCTATATCGGTCTGTTTATGAATGGCGCGGTCTATTTTCGTCGGTTTGACGGATATGCGCAGGATTTTACCGTATGGAATGGCGTCGCCGCGGTGGTGGAACTGGCTGGCACGGTGCTGGCGACCTTCTTCTTTTTACGTCTCTTTTCGCTGTTTGGCCGGACGGTCTGGCGGGTTCTGGCGTCGCTGCTGGTGCTCATTTCGGCAGGCGCAAGCTACTACATGACCTTTATGAATGTCATGATTGGTTACGGTATTGTAGCCTCGGTGATGACCACGGATATCGACCTGTCAAAAGAGGTCGTCGGCTGGACGCTTATCCTGTGGGTGGCTGGCGTGAGCCTCATCCCGCTGGTGATGATCTGGCTGAATCGCTCGACGGATACCTTCTGGCGTCAGCTTTGTACGCCGAAAGTCCGCTGGCGCAGCGCGCTTACCGTGCTGATGGCGGCTCTGCTGGTGTGGGCGCCGATTCGTCTCCTGGAAGTACACCAGAAGCGCGCCGATCGCATCGCCGGGGTGGATATGCCGAGCTACGGCGGCGTGCTGGCGAACTCTTATCTGCCGACCAACTGGCTTGCTGCGCTGGGTCTGTATGCCTGGGCGCAGGTTGATGAATCTTCTGATAATAAGTCGCTGATTAACCCGGCGAAGAAGTTTACCTATACCCCGACGCAAAACCTTGATGACACCTGGGTGATTTTTATTATTGGCGAAACCACCCGTTGGGATCATATGGGAATGCTCGGCTATGAGCGTGATACCACGCCGAAGCTGGCGAAAGAGAAGAATCTGGTGATGTACCGCGGCTACTCCTGCGATACCGCCACCAAACTGTCGCTGCGCTGCATGTTCGTGCGTCAGGGGGGGGCAGAAGATAACCCTCAGCGCACGCTGAAAGAGCAGAACGTTTTCGCGGTGCTTAAGCAGTTAGGCTTTAGCTCCGATCTGTATGCGATGCAGAGCGAGATGTGGTTCTACAGCAATACGATGGCCGACAACATTGCCTATCGCGAACAAATTGCCGCCGAGCCGCGCAACCGCGGTAAAGCCGTAGATGATATGCTGCTGGTGAATGAAGTTGACCGCTCGCTGGAGAATAACTCGCAGGGCAAGCATCTTATCGTGCTGCATACCAAAGGTTCCCACTATAACTATACCCAGCGTTATCCGCGCGCATTCGCGCAGTGGCAACCGGAGTGCTATGCCATCGATCGTAAGTGCCCGAAGGATCTGATGATCAACTCTTACGATAACTCTATTACTTACGTTGACCATTTTATTGATACGGTGATTGATCGGGTTCGCGATAAGAAAGCAATTGTGTTCTATGCGGCGGATCATGGTGAGTCGATCAACGAGCGTGAGCACCTGCACGGCACGCCGCGTAAAATGGCGCCGCCGGAGCAGTTCCGCGTGCCGATGATGGTCTGGATGTCGGATAAATATTTAGAGAATCCGGCAAACGCTCAGGCGTTTGCGCATCTGAAGAAAGAGGCGGAAATGAAGGTGCCGCGCCGTCACGTTGAGTTGTACGACACTATTATGGGCTGTCTCGGCTATACCTCGCCGGACGGCGGGATTAATGAGCACAATAACTGGTGTCATATTCCTGATGGACAGAAAGCCGCCGCGCAGTAA
- the dppA gene encoding dipeptide ABC transporter periplasmic-binding protein DppA: protein MSISLKKSGMLKLGLSLVAMTVAASVQAKTLVYCSEGSPEGFNPQLFTSGTTYDASSVPIYNRLVEFKTGTTEVIPGLAEKWEISEDGKTYTFHLRQGVKWHSGKEFKPTRDLNADDVVFSFDRQKNTQNPYHKVSGGSYEYFEGMGLTDLISEVKKVDDMTVQFVLTRPEAPFLADLAMDFASILSKEYADNMLKAGTPEKVDLNPIGTGPFQLQQYQKDSRIRYKAFDGYWGTKPKIDVLVFSITPDASVRYAKLQKNECQVMPYPNPADIARMKQDKNINLMEQAGLNVGYLAFNTEKKPFDDVKVRQALTYAVNKEAIIKAVYQGAGVAAKNLIPPTMWGYNDDIKDYTYDPEKAKALLKEAGQDKGFTVELWAMPVQRPYNPNARRMAEMIQADWAKIGVQAKIVTYEWGEYLKRAKAGEHQAVMMGWTGDNGDPDNFFATLFSCAAAKDGSNYSRWCYKPFEDLIQPARATDDHNKRIELYKQAQVVMNEQAPALIIAHSTVYEPVRKEVKGYVVDPLGKHHFENVSVE from the coding sequence ATGAGTATTTCCTTGAAGAAGTCAGGGATGCTGAAGCTTGGTCTGAGCCTGGTGGCTATGACCGTTGCAGCAAGCGTACAGGCTAAAACCCTGGTGTATTGCTCAGAAGGTTCTCCTGAGGGCTTTAACCCGCAGCTGTTTACCTCTGGCACCACCTATGACGCCAGTTCCGTACCTATCTATAACCGCCTGGTGGAGTTTAAAACCGGCACCACCGAAGTGATCCCGGGCCTCGCTGAGAAGTGGGAAATCAGCGAAGACGGTAAAACCTATACCTTCCATCTGCGCCAGGGCGTGAAGTGGCATTCCGGTAAAGAGTTTAAACCGACGCGCGACCTGAACGCCGATGACGTCGTGTTCTCTTTCGATCGACAGAAAAACACGCAAAACCCATACCATAAAGTCTCCGGCGGCAGCTATGAATACTTTGAAGGGATGGGGCTGACGGATCTGATAAGCGAAGTGAAGAAAGTGGACGACATGACCGTCCAGTTCGTGCTGACCCGTCCGGAAGCGCCGTTCCTCGCCGATCTGGCGATGGACTTCGCCTCTATTCTCTCGAAAGAGTATGCCGACAACATGCTGAAAGCTGGTACGCCGGAAAAAGTGGATCTGAACCCCATCGGCACCGGTCCGTTCCAGTTGCAGCAGTACCAGAAAGACTCCCGCATTCGCTATAAAGCATTTGATGGCTACTGGGGCACTAAGCCGAAGATTGACGTTCTGGTTTTCTCCATCACCCCTGACGCCTCCGTGCGTTACGCCAAGTTGCAGAAGAATGAATGCCAGGTGATGCCGTATCCGAACCCGGCGGACATCGCGCGCATGAAGCAGGACAAAAATATCAACCTGATGGAGCAGGCGGGCCTGAATGTCGGCTATCTCGCGTTCAACACCGAGAAGAAACCGTTCGATGATGTGAAAGTGCGTCAGGCGCTGACTTACGCGGTGAACAAAGAAGCGATCATCAAAGCCGTTTACCAGGGCGCTGGCGTTGCTGCCAAAAACCTGATTCCGCCAACCATGTGGGGCTATAACGACGACATCAAAGATTACACCTACGATCCGGAAAAAGCCAAAGCGCTGCTGAAAGAGGCGGGTCAGGATAAAGGCTTTACCGTTGAGCTGTGGGCGATGCCGGTGCAGCGTCCGTACAACCCGAACGCGCGCCGTATGGCGGAGATGATTCAGGCGGACTGGGCGAAGATCGGCGTGCAGGCCAAAATTGTCACCTACGAGTGGGGCGAGTACCTGAAGCGCGCCAAAGCGGGTGAACATCAGGCGGTGATGATGGGCTGGACCGGCGACAACGGGGATCCGGATAACTTCTTCGCCACCCTGTTCAGCTGCGCCGCCGCGAAAGATGGCTCCAACTACTCTCGCTGGTGCTACAAACCGTTTGAAGATCTGATTCAACCGGCGCGCGCGACCGACGACCACAACAAGCGTATTGAACTCTACAAACAGGCGCAGGTGGTGATGAACGAGCAGGCTCCGGCCCTGATCATCGCCCACTCCACCGTTTACGAGCCTGTACGGAAAGAGGTCAAAGGCTATGTGGTGGATCCGTTAGGCAAACACCACTTCGAAAACGTCTCTGTCGAATAA
- a CDS encoding amino acid permease: protein MQHDTPLSHHNSASESTSRSLPFTRYDFGWVLLCIGMAIGAGTVLMPVQIGLKGIWVFITASLIAYPATWIVQDIYLRTLSESETCHDYTDVISHYLGKNWGVFLGVIYFLMIIHGIFIYSLSVVFDSASYLRTFGLTQADLSQSLLYKTAIFAALVAIASGGEKLLFKISGPMVVVKVGIIVVFGMAMIPHWNFANISAFPPAPVFFRDVLLTIPFCFFSAVFIQVLNPMNIAYRKREADRVLATRMAIRSHRISYITLIAVILFFSFSFTFSISHEEAVSAFEQNISALALAAQVIPGPVIHITSTVLNIFAVLTAFFGIYLGFHEAMKGIVLNLLGRIVNVERIPSRVITLGICVFIVATLAIWVSFRVSVLVFFQLGSPLYGIVSCLIPCFLIYKVGQLEKLRGLKSWLILLYGVLLCLSPLLKLIE from the coding sequence ATGCAGCACGACACACCACTTTCTCACCACAACAGCGCGAGCGAATCGACCTCACGCAGTCTACCTTTTACCCGCTACGATTTCGGCTGGGTTCTGCTATGCATTGGCATGGCGATCGGCGCAGGTACGGTCCTGATGCCGGTACAAATTGGACTAAAAGGGATTTGGGTATTTATTACCGCGTCGCTTATCGCTTACCCGGCGACCTGGATCGTGCAGGATATCTATCTCAGGACGCTTTCCGAAAGCGAAACCTGTCATGACTACACCGACGTCATCAGTCATTATCTCGGCAAAAACTGGGGCGTTTTTCTCGGCGTTATCTACTTTTTGATGATTATCCACGGCATCTTCATCTACTCGCTTTCCGTGGTTTTCGACAGCGCCTCTTATCTCCGCACCTTTGGCCTGACGCAGGCCGATCTCTCGCAGTCGCTGCTGTATAAAACGGCCATCTTCGCTGCGCTGGTCGCTATCGCCTCGGGCGGCGAGAAGCTGCTGTTTAAGATTTCGGGACCGATGGTCGTGGTGAAAGTCGGCATTATCGTGGTGTTTGGCATGGCGATGATCCCGCACTGGAATTTTGCCAATATCAGCGCTTTTCCACCCGCACCGGTGTTCTTTCGCGACGTGTTGCTGACCATTCCGTTCTGCTTCTTTTCGGCGGTGTTTATCCAGGTGCTGAATCCGATGAATATCGCCTATCGCAAGCGTGAAGCCGATCGGGTGCTGGCGACCCGAATGGCGATTCGCAGCCACCGCATCAGCTACATCACGCTGATCGCGGTGATTCTGTTTTTCTCTTTCTCATTTACCTTTTCCATCAGCCATGAGGAAGCGGTCTCGGCGTTCGAGCAAAATATTTCCGCGCTGGCGCTGGCCGCTCAGGTCATTCCCGGTCCGGTGATTCATATCACTTCGACGGTGCTGAATATCTTTGCCGTGCTGACCGCCTTTTTCGGCATCTATCTGGGTTTCCATGAGGCGATGAAAGGGATAGTGCTCAATCTGCTGGGCCGTATCGTCAACGTTGAGCGCATTCCTTCACGCGTTATCACGCTGGGGATCTGCGTCTTTATCGTCGCCACGCTGGCTATCTGGGTTTCGTTCCGCGTGTCGGTGCTGGTCTTTTTCCAGCTCGGCAGCCCGCTGTACGGTATTGTCTCCTGTCTGATCCCGTGCTTCCTGATTTATAAGGTTGGGCAACTGGAGAAACTGCGCGGCCTGAAAAGCTGGCTGATTCTGCTGTACGGGGTGCTGCTGTGCCTGTCACCGCTGTTAAAACTGATTGAATAA
- a CDS encoding IS4-like element ISCro3 family transposase has translation MPLLNDLLDFSDHPLMPPPSAQLFAQHLPVEWIQHCLTLSAHATVRRRRLPGDMVIWMVVAMAFFRNESITDVVRRLNLSADGEAGMNLLARSAVTQARQRVGAAPVEWLFRQTAQTWGTERYQKDDWHGLQLFAIYGAQFRTPDEPELREHYGSANTSTERQSAYPVMRLVALMNLGSHILLDAATAPYRRSETLLAHSMLVTIPDNSITLFDKLFYSADLLLSLNRQGCNRHWLLPAWKNIAAETEESYGPGDRLLKLKVSPQARKKNPSLPEYWYARAVTYELNGVEKTVLTSLQADRYKAREVAELYHSRWEIEVGFRNLKSSLLNNALVLRSRKVELLEQEVWGMLLAYNLIRREATKATEKHKKAASEISFKFAFQFIATEMIVLGNTVSPGTIPKRLEHLRGALEAVFITKRPRPSRPRAVKISKTRYPVKRNAAPLK, from the coding sequence ATGCCACTTCTCAATGACCTGCTCGATTTCAGCGACCATCCGCTGATGCCGCCCCCTTCTGCACAACTGTTTGCTCAGCATCTTCCCGTCGAATGGATACAACACTGCCTGACTCTTTCTGCACATGCGACCGTTCGCCGCCGTCGTTTACCTGGCGACATGGTTATCTGGATGGTCGTGGCTATGGCCTTCTTCCGTAATGAGTCGATTACCGATGTGGTTCGTCGTCTGAACCTGAGCGCGGATGGTGAAGCGGGGATGAACCTGCTGGCCCGCAGCGCTGTCACCCAGGCGCGTCAGCGCGTGGGTGCTGCACCGGTGGAATGGCTTTTCCGCCAGACCGCGCAGACATGGGGAACTGAGCGTTACCAGAAAGATGACTGGCATGGCCTGCAACTTTTTGCCATCTATGGCGCACAGTTCAGGACACCTGATGAACCTGAGCTGCGTGAACATTATGGCTCTGCCAACACATCCACTGAGCGGCAAAGCGCATACCCGGTAATGCGTCTGGTGGCTTTAATGAACCTGGGTAGTCACATTCTGCTGGATGCCGCGACCGCGCCTTACCGACGGAGCGAAACCCTGCTGGCCCACTCAATGCTCGTCACCATTCCGGATAACTCCATTACGCTGTTTGACAAGCTGTTCTACAGCGCAGACCTGTTGCTGTCGCTGAACCGGCAGGGTTGTAACCGCCACTGGCTGCTGCCCGCCTGGAAGAATATCGCAGCAGAAACGGAAGAAAGTTACGGTCCCGGAGACCGGCTTCTGAAACTGAAAGTGTCACCACAGGCAAGGAAAAAGAATCCTTCGCTGCCGGAATACTGGTATGCGCGGGCGGTAACTTATGAACTGAACGGAGTGGAAAAAACGGTCCTGACGTCACTTCAGGCAGACCGTTATAAGGCCAGAGAGGTGGCAGAGCTTTATCACTCAAGATGGGAAATCGAAGTCGGGTTCAGAAACCTGAAAAGCAGCCTGCTGAATAACGCTCTGGTACTGAGAAGCCGGAAGGTTGAGTTGCTGGAACAGGAGGTGTGGGGCATGTTGCTGGCTTATAATCTGATACGGCGTGAGGCAACAAAAGCAACGGAGAAACACAAAAAAGCGGCGTCGGAAATCAGCTTTAAGTTCGCGTTCCAGTTTATCGCCACAGAAATGATAGTGCTGGGAAATACGGTGTCACCGGGGACCATCCCGAAACGGCTGGAGCATCTGCGGGGGGCTCTGGAAGCGGTGTTCATAACAAAACGCCCCCGACCATCAAGGCCGAGGGCGGTTAAGATATCAAAAACCCGTTATCCGGTGAAACGCAATGCCGCACCGCTTAAGTGA
- the dppB gene encoding dipeptide ABC transporter permease DppB — protein MLQFILRRLGLVIPTFIGITLLTFTFVHMIPGDPVMIMAGERGISPERHAQLLAELGLDKPMWQQYLHYIWGVMHGDLGISLKSRLPVWDEFVPRFKATLELGVCAMLFATAVGIPVGVLAAVKRGSIFDHTAVGLALTGYSMPIFWWGMMLIMLVSVHWNLTPVSGRVSDMVFLDDSNPLTGFMLIDTAIWGEEGNFIDALAHMVLPAMVLGTIPLAVIVRMTRSSMLEVLGEDYIRTARAKGLTRMRVIIVHALRNAMLPVVTVIGLQVGTLLAGAILTETIFSWPGLGRWLIDALQRRDYPVVQGGVLLVATMIILVNLLVDLLYGVVNPRIRHKK, from the coding sequence ATGTTGCAGTTCATTCTCCGACGTCTGGGACTCGTCATCCCGACGTTTATCGGTATCACCCTTCTCACCTTCACGTTTGTCCATATGATCCCCGGCGATCCGGTGATGATCATGGCAGGTGAGCGCGGTATCTCCCCTGAGCGCCATGCGCAGCTGCTGGCTGAACTCGGCCTTGATAAGCCGATGTGGCAGCAGTACCTCCATTATATCTGGGGGGTGATGCATGGTGATTTAGGCATCTCGCTGAAAAGCCGCTTGCCGGTGTGGGACGAGTTCGTACCGCGCTTTAAAGCGACGCTCGAACTGGGCGTCTGCGCAATGCTTTTCGCCACCGCGGTCGGTATTCCGGTCGGCGTGCTGGCGGCCGTTAAGCGCGGCTCCATTTTCGATCATACCGCTGTTGGCCTGGCGCTGACCGGCTACTCCATGCCGATCTTCTGGTGGGGGATGATGCTGATCATGCTGGTTTCCGTGCACTGGAACCTGACGCCGGTTTCCGGGCGGGTGAGCGATATGGTGTTTCTTGATGACAGCAATCCGCTGACCGGTTTTATGCTGATCGACACCGCCATCTGGGGTGAAGAGGGCAACTTTATTGATGCGCTGGCGCATATGGTACTGCCTGCGATGGTGCTCGGCACCATTCCGCTGGCGGTGATTGTGCGTATGACCCGCTCCTCAATGCTGGAAGTGCTGGGTGAAGATTATATTCGCACCGCGCGCGCCAAAGGGCTGACGCGGATGCGCGTCATCATCGTCCATGCGCTGCGTAACGCCATGTTGCCGGTGGTGACGGTGATCGGCCTGCAGGTCGGCACGCTGCTGGCGGGAGCCATTCTGACCGAAACCATTTTCTCATGGCCTGGCCTCGGGCGCTGGCTGATTGACGCGCTGCAACGTCGTGATTATCCGGTTGTGCAGGGCGGGGTGCTGCTGGTGGCGACAATGATTATTCTCGTCAACCTGCTGGTCGATCTGCTGTACGGCGTGGTGAACCCGCGTATTCGTCATAAGAAGTAA
- the dppF gene encoding dipeptide ABC transporter ATP-binding subunit DppF — MSTHEATLQQPLLRAIDLKKHYPVKKGLFSAERLVKALDGVSFTLERGKTLAVVGESGCGKSTLGRLLTMIETPTGGELYYQGQDLLKHDPQAQKLRRQKIQIVFQNPYGSLNPRKKVGQILEEPLLINTSLSKQQRREKALAMMAKVGLKTEHYDRYPHMFSGGQRQRIAIARGLMLDPDVVIADEPVSALDVSVRAQVLNLMMDLQQDLGLSYVFISHDLSVVEHIADEVMVMYLGRCVEKGTKEQIFSNPRHPYTQALLSATPRLNPDDRRERIKLTGELPSPLNPPPGCAFNARCRRRFGPCTQLQPQLKDYDGQLVACFAVDQDENAQKPLI; from the coding sequence ATGAGTACGCACGAGGCCACCTTGCAACAGCCGCTGTTGCGGGCCATCGATCTGAAAAAACACTATCCGGTGAAGAAGGGGCTGTTTTCTGCTGAACGGCTGGTAAAAGCGCTGGACGGCGTGTCGTTCACCCTGGAACGCGGGAAAACGCTGGCGGTAGTCGGCGAGTCCGGCTGCGGGAAATCGACGCTTGGCCGCCTGCTGACGATGATCGAAACGCCGACCGGCGGCGAGCTCTATTATCAGGGGCAGGATCTGCTGAAGCACGATCCGCAGGCGCAGAAGCTGCGTCGGCAGAAGATTCAGATTGTGTTTCAGAACCCGTATGGTTCGCTGAACCCGCGCAAGAAAGTGGGGCAGATTCTGGAGGAACCGCTGCTGATCAACACTTCGCTCAGCAAGCAGCAGCGTCGCGAGAAAGCGTTGGCGATGATGGCGAAAGTGGGGCTAAAAACCGAGCACTACGACCGCTATCCGCACATGTTCTCCGGCGGTCAGCGTCAGCGTATCGCCATCGCCCGTGGTCTGATGCTCGACCCGGACGTGGTGATTGCCGATGAACCGGTTTCCGCGCTCGATGTCTCCGTGCGCGCGCAGGTGCTGAACCTGATGATGGATTTGCAGCAGGATCTGGGGCTCTCCTACGTCTTTATCTCCCACGATCTGTCGGTGGTTGAGCACATTGCCGATGAAGTGATGGTGATGTATCTGGGCCGCTGCGTGGAGAAGGGGACGAAGGAGCAGATCTTCAGTAACCCGCGCCATCCGTACACCCAGGCGCTGCTCTCCGCCACGCCGCGTCTCAACCCGGACGATCGCCGCGAGCGCATCAAGCTGACCGGCGAGCTGCCAAGCCCGCTCAATCCGCCGCCGGGCTGCGCGTTTAATGCCCGTTGTCGTCGTCGCTTCGGCCCCTGCACGCAGCTGCAGCCGCAGCTTAAGGACTACGACGGTCAGCTGGTCGCCTGTTTTGCCGTCGATCAGGATGAGAATGCGCAGAAGCCGCTGATTTAA